A genomic stretch from Mycobacterium paraterrae includes:
- a CDS encoding NAD(P)-dependent alcohol dehydrogenase codes for MNIVSAYAALSATEPLCKTTISRRDPGPHDVAIDIRFAGICHSDIHVARAEWGPTNYPMVPGHEIAGVVAEVGARVTKYKKGDRVGVGLIADSCRECRSCRNGLEQYCTIGLTPTINSIGRDGQPTQGGYSESIVIDENYVVRIPDSLALDKAAPLMCAGITLFSPLRHWHVGSGTRLAVVGLGGLGHMGVKLAAAMGAEVTVLSQTLKKMEDGLRLGADRYYATADPDTFRTLRGSFDLIVNTVSANLDLGAYLDLLDVDGTLVELGIPAHPLEVPAGVLLAGRRSLSGSQVGSIGETQEMLDFCAEHDVTPDIELIEPDCINMAYERVLASDVRYRFVIDISKL; via the coding sequence ATGAACATCGTCTCCGCATATGCCGCCCTCTCGGCAACCGAACCGCTCTGCAAGACGACGATCAGCCGCCGCGACCCCGGTCCGCACGACGTCGCGATCGACATCAGGTTTGCGGGTATCTGCCACTCCGACATTCATGTCGCTCGGGCCGAATGGGGGCCGACGAACTACCCGATGGTTCCCGGCCACGAAATCGCCGGCGTCGTCGCCGAGGTCGGCGCCCGGGTGACGAAGTACAAGAAAGGCGACAGAGTCGGCGTGGGTCTCATCGCAGACTCCTGCCGTGAATGCCGCAGCTGCCGGAATGGTCTGGAGCAGTACTGCACGATCGGGCTGACCCCGACGATCAATTCCATCGGCCGAGATGGGCAGCCGACGCAGGGTGGTTACAGCGAATCGATAGTGATCGACGAAAACTACGTGGTGCGCATTCCCGACTCACTGGCGCTGGACAAGGCCGCGCCGTTGATGTGCGCGGGCATCACGCTTTTCTCGCCGCTGCGACACTGGCACGTCGGAAGCGGCACCCGTCTTGCGGTCGTGGGCTTGGGCGGTTTGGGTCATATGGGGGTCAAGCTTGCGGCGGCAATGGGCGCCGAGGTGACGGTGCTTTCCCAAACATTGAAGAAGATGGAGGACGGGTTGCGACTGGGCGCCGACCGGTATTACGCGACCGCGGACCCGGACACCTTCCGCACGTTGCGTGGCAGCTTCGACCTGATCGTCAACACCGTGTCGGCCAACCTCGACCTCGGCGCCTACCTGGATCTGCTCGATGTCGACGGCACACTCGTCGAACTCGGAATCCCGGCGCATCCGTTGGAGGTACCTGCCGGAGTGCTGCTGGCGGGGAGACGCAGTTTGTCCGGCTCGCAAGTCGGCAGCATCGGCGAAACCCAGGAAATGCTGGACTTCTGCGCCGAACACGACGTGACGCCCGACATCGAACTCATCGAGCCCGATTGCATCAACATGGCCTATGAGCGCGTGCTCGCCAGCGACGTGCGCTACCGCTTCGTCATCGACATCTCAAAGCTGTGA
- a CDS encoding nicotinate phosphoribosyltransferase, with amino-acid sequence MSRSSYANIIINTDNYKHCHYPLYPKGTEYVSSYIEARGGEFPVTMFVGLQAFLREYLMKPITIDDVDQAEYYMREQGMHFNRDNWMGIVNDHDGFLPVEIEAVPEGLVLPIRNVLVQIINTDPKYYWVTSFFETALLRAVWYPTTVGTISWLAKQVIKEALDRTSDHPELLRHCLHDYGARGVSSQESAALGGLAHLVNFSQSDTVPGIIAAKEFYNAVAPSNSGPNSEHAGFCAWGRENEAAAMRNMLEVHAKHGMALLLTDTYDHENAVKNIICGELRDVVSNFPGLVGVRPDSGDVVQVTADTTQWLIDGFGSTTNSKGFKVLPDFVRVVQGDGVTRESLPLVYAELERRGFSAENAVFGMGGGLLQHCNRDTSAFGQKASAVCVNGEWRDINKQPTGDAVKASKRGRLALRYADGDYQTVRRESIAPGDNVLQPVFRNGKLLKKWDFSELIERSEREVPQSYYADAVAPLRSAPHALADAS; translated from the coding sequence ATGTCGCGCAGTAGCTACGCCAACATCATCATCAACACCGACAACTACAAGCATTGCCACTACCCGCTGTACCCGAAGGGCACGGAGTACGTCTCGAGCTATATCGAGGCGCGCGGCGGAGAGTTCCCCGTGACGATGTTCGTTGGGCTGCAGGCATTTCTGCGCGAGTACCTGATGAAGCCGATCACCATCGACGACGTCGACCAGGCCGAGTACTACATGCGTGAACAAGGCATGCACTTCAATCGCGACAACTGGATGGGCATTGTCAACGACCACGACGGGTTCCTCCCGGTGGAGATCGAGGCGGTACCGGAAGGCTTGGTACTGCCCATCCGTAACGTCTTGGTCCAGATCATCAACACCGATCCCAAATACTATTGGGTGACAAGCTTTTTCGAGACGGCGCTATTGCGCGCCGTCTGGTACCCAACCACCGTGGGAACCATCAGCTGGCTGGCCAAGCAGGTGATCAAGGAGGCGCTCGACCGTACGTCTGACCATCCAGAGTTGCTGCGTCACTGCCTACACGATTATGGCGCGCGTGGTGTCAGCTCACAGGAATCGGCTGCTCTGGGCGGGCTGGCGCACTTGGTCAACTTCTCACAAAGCGATACCGTCCCCGGCATCATTGCCGCCAAGGAGTTCTATAACGCTGTGGCGCCGTCGAATTCGGGACCCAACTCTGAACACGCCGGCTTTTGCGCGTGGGGCCGCGAGAACGAGGCAGCCGCCATGCGCAACATGCTGGAGGTACACGCCAAGCATGGGATGGCCCTGTTGCTCACCGATACCTACGACCACGAGAACGCCGTCAAGAACATCATCTGCGGTGAGCTCCGCGATGTCGTGAGCAACTTCCCCGGTCTGGTCGGGGTGCGTCCCGATTCCGGCGACGTGGTGCAGGTGACGGCTGATACCACCCAGTGGTTGATCGACGGTTTCGGCAGCACCACGAACAGTAAGGGCTTCAAGGTGCTGCCCGATTTCGTCCGGGTTGTCCAGGGCGACGGGGTAACTCGCGAAAGCCTGCCCTTGGTCTACGCGGAGTTGGAACGCCGCGGCTTCTCCGCCGAGAACGCGGTCTTCGGCATGGGTGGCGGGTTGTTGCAGCATTGCAATCGCGACACCAGTGCCTTCGGTCAGAAGGCTAGCGCCGTGTGCGTCAACGGTGAGTGGCGCGATATCAATAAGCAGCCAACCGGAGACGCAGTCAAGGCTTCGAAGCGGGGCCGCCTCGCTCTGCGGTACGCCGACGGCGACTACCAAACGGTGCGCCGCGAATCGATCGCGCCCGGCGACAACGTGCTGCAGCCGGTGTTCCGCAACGGCAAGTTGCTGAAGAAGTGGGACTTCAGCGAGCTGATCGAACGCAGTGAGCGAGAGGTACCGCAAAGTTACTACGCGGATGCCGTTGCACCGCTGCGTTCTGCACCGCACGCGTTGGCCGACGCGTCCTGA
- a CDS encoding nicotinate phosphoribosyltransferase gives MAQQRYSGNIITNVDTYKNAHSQMYPEGTEYVSSYIESRGGMYPSILFTGLQPFLREYLMHPFTIEDIHEAHDVHVSMGVPFQRQIWIDLLNDHGGHLPLEIEAVPEGTVVPTRNVLVQVVNTDPKYPWVTGFVETALLRAVWYPSTVATTSWIAKQHIRGFLEKTSDHPEMIRLYLHDYGARGVSSFESAALGGVAHLINFDQTDNVPGYLGSRRWYNGPAPSGAAVFQEHATVAAAGRENEANSFRRLLNFPGAAAVGLLVDTYDHDNAVKNILGKELNSEVRGFEGLVIVRCDSGDAVLTPVETVESLMASFGYETNGKGYRVLPPFIRVVQGDGLTLDSYLAIYAELEARGLAADNVLCGMGGGLLQKPDRDSMNFGMKASAVRIRGEWRDVFKSPKGSAMKRSKAGRLALCKLDGDYRTVRREEIPAEENLLTPVFRDGKLLREWSMSDLIRRSEMPTPSSYYAPEARQANDATPVALTG, from the coding sequence ATGGCGCAGCAACGCTACTCGGGAAACATCATCACCAACGTAGACACCTACAAGAATGCGCACAGCCAGATGTATCCCGAAGGCACCGAATATGTTTCGAGCTACATCGAGTCCCGGGGCGGCATGTATCCGTCGATCTTGTTCACCGGCCTGCAGCCTTTCCTGCGTGAGTACCTCATGCACCCCTTCACGATCGAGGACATTCACGAAGCTCACGACGTGCACGTGTCCATGGGAGTCCCGTTCCAGCGTCAAATCTGGATCGACCTACTCAACGACCATGGCGGCCACCTGCCATTGGAAATCGAGGCAGTGCCCGAAGGCACTGTCGTGCCAACGCGCAACGTACTCGTCCAGGTCGTCAACACCGACCCTAAGTATCCCTGGGTCACCGGGTTCGTCGAAACCGCGCTGCTCCGTGCCGTCTGGTACCCGTCCACCGTCGCCACCACCAGTTGGATTGCGAAACAACACATTCGAGGCTTCCTGGAGAAGACGTCGGACCACCCCGAGATGATCCGGCTCTACCTCCACGACTACGGCGCGCGCGGTGTCAGCTCGTTCGAGTCCGCAGCACTAGGCGGAGTCGCGCACCTCATCAATTTCGACCAGACTGACAACGTCCCCGGGTATTTGGGATCGCGTCGCTGGTACAACGGACCCGCGCCGAGTGGCGCCGCGGTGTTCCAAGAACACGCCACTGTCGCGGCGGCCGGCCGCGAGAACGAGGCCAACTCGTTCAGGCGTTTGCTGAACTTCCCTGGTGCCGCGGCCGTCGGGCTCCTCGTCGACACCTACGACCATGACAATGCCGTGAAGAACATCCTTGGCAAGGAACTGAACTCGGAGGTTCGCGGCTTCGAAGGACTTGTGATCGTTCGCTGCGATTCCGGTGACGCAGTCCTCACCCCAGTGGAAACGGTCGAAAGTCTCATGGCGAGCTTCGGTTACGAGACCAACGGCAAAGGCTACCGTGTGCTGCCACCGTTCATCCGGGTGGTCCAAGGCGACGGCCTCACACTGGACAGCTACCTCGCTATCTACGCCGAGCTCGAAGCGCGTGGCCTGGCCGCCGACAACGTGCTGTGTGGGATGGGCGGTGGACTGTTGCAGAAGCCGGACCGCGACTCGATGAACTTCGGTATGAAGGCCAGCGCGGTACGCATCAGAGGTGAGTGGCGCGATGTCTTCAAGTCGCCGAAGGGAAGCGCGATGAAGCGCTCGAAGGCCGGGCGGCTCGCGCTCTGCAAACTGGACGGGGACTACCGCACGGTACGGCGCGAGGAGATCCCTGCCGAGGAAAATCTGCTGACCCCGGTGTTCCGCGACGGAAAGCTGCTTCGCGAATGGAGCATGAGCGACCTGATCCGGCGAAGCGAAATGCCAACTCCGTCGAGCTATTACGCACCTGAGGCCCGGCAAGCCAATGACGCGACACCAGTGGCGTTGACTGGATAA
- a CDS encoding LacI family DNA-binding transcriptional regulator, with the protein MSLSTVSYVLNDSGPVAPSRRTRVLDAVRVLNYAPNEAARGLKKRSSPNIGLVIPELSNQFFALLVEGVEQVVSANGGLVVLCAPEATADDESINGRLLRSQRLNGIVYLAGSRTSSSSIVELTRQGPVVLVDEFVPGFDDLPAIVSDNRRGAREVAQCVTDAGHRNLAIIAGPESLWTTQQRLSGYREALAAVGVNPDAVPVFWGDYRQQSGWELGKTALSVPASERPTALLCANDLMAVGVLEYCRSVGISVPSEVSVVGFDDIPFVSLLTPRLTTVRQPARDMGRQAATLLFDLMAGNGASPLPELLPAELMVRDSVAPPPR; encoded by the coding sequence GTGTCGCTGAGCACTGTCAGCTATGTGCTCAACGACAGCGGCCCGGTGGCACCGAGCCGCAGGACACGAGTCCTGGATGCCGTCCGGGTGCTCAACTACGCACCCAACGAAGCGGCACGCGGGCTGAAGAAGCGGTCCTCCCCCAACATCGGGCTCGTCATTCCCGAGCTGTCCAATCAGTTCTTCGCGCTACTTGTCGAAGGCGTCGAGCAAGTCGTTTCCGCCAACGGCGGGCTGGTGGTTCTGTGCGCGCCCGAGGCGACAGCTGACGATGAGTCCATCAATGGACGGCTGCTGCGTAGTCAGCGCCTCAACGGGATCGTCTACCTGGCAGGGTCTCGCACGTCGTCGAGCTCGATCGTCGAGCTGACCCGTCAAGGTCCGGTCGTTCTCGTGGATGAGTTCGTGCCCGGCTTCGACGATCTGCCCGCCATCGTGTCCGACAACCGCCGCGGCGCCCGGGAGGTCGCCCAGTGCGTCACCGACGCCGGGCACCGCAACCTGGCCATCATCGCCGGTCCGGAATCGCTGTGGACGACGCAGCAGCGGCTCTCGGGATACCGCGAGGCGCTGGCGGCCGTCGGGGTGAATCCGGATGCTGTGCCGGTCTTTTGGGGGGATTATCGCCAGCAATCCGGATGGGAGTTGGGCAAGACCGCACTGAGCGTGCCGGCATCTGAACGACCGACGGCACTGTTGTGCGCCAACGACCTGATGGCGGTCGGCGTACTCGAATACTGCCGATCCGTGGGTATCTCCGTGCCCTCGGAGGTCAGCGTTGTCGGGTTCGACGACATTCCGTTCGTCTCCTTGCTGACCCCCAGACTGACGACCGTCCGCCAGCCTGCCCGCGACATGGGACGTCAAGCGGCGACCCTGCTCTTCGATCTGATGGCGGGCAACGGCGCGAGTCCACTTCCCGAGTTGTTGCCAGCCGAGCTGATGGTGCGCGACTCGGTCGCGCCGCCACCTCGGTAG
- a CDS encoding nucleoside hydrolase → MDGDYVYYVDCDPGIDDALALLYLLQTGVEVVSIGVVQGNVEVAVGAENTARFLALAGRTDIPISLGGHHPMIGEFWGGAAVIHGVDGFGGVELARSEAVFDDLSSSDRLVDLAHRYGTRLRIIALGPLTNIAAAITREPSLPHLVGNITIMGGAYQAAGNVTPHAEANIYADPYAAEHVFSVPWRDLLLVPLDITTQHMFSTADNQRLAASTDPLTQRVAEMVEFYLNACRPKYGGGECPLHDPLAVALAIDAVKLTDVRPCRLSVITGDTPDLGRTVVSMLDEDGAESRTRIALAGEPDLAPLLLNSIGC, encoded by the coding sequence ATGGATGGCGACTACGTCTACTACGTCGACTGCGACCCCGGAATCGACGATGCGCTAGCCCTGCTCTACCTCTTACAGACCGGGGTCGAGGTGGTGTCCATCGGCGTTGTCCAGGGAAACGTCGAGGTCGCTGTGGGGGCTGAAAACACCGCCCGATTCTTGGCCCTTGCGGGGCGCACAGACATCCCGATCTCGCTCGGCGGTCACCATCCCATGATCGGCGAATTCTGGGGAGGAGCCGCGGTGATACACGGCGTCGACGGGTTCGGTGGCGTCGAGCTGGCCCGCTCCGAGGCGGTCTTCGACGATCTGTCATCCAGCGACCGGCTCGTCGACCTTGCACACCGCTATGGGACCCGGCTTCGAATCATCGCGTTGGGGCCCCTCACCAACATCGCGGCGGCGATCACGCGCGAGCCGTCGCTGCCGCATCTGGTTGGCAACATCACGATCATGGGCGGCGCCTACCAGGCGGCCGGCAACGTAACTCCACACGCCGAGGCGAACATCTACGCCGATCCGTACGCGGCCGAGCACGTGTTTTCCGTACCTTGGCGGGATCTGCTTCTGGTACCGCTGGACATCACGACACAGCACATGTTCAGCACGGCCGACAACCAGCGACTGGCCGCCTCCACGGATCCCCTGACGCAGCGGGTTGCCGAGATGGTCGAGTTCTATCTGAATGCGTGCCGTCCCAAGTACGGCGGAGGGGAATGCCCGCTGCACGATCCGCTTGCCGTCGCGTTGGCGATCGACGCGGTGAAGCTCACCGACGTACGACCATGCCGGCTGAGCGTGATCACCGGCGATACTCCCGACCTCGGCAGGACCGTCGTGTCGATGCTCGACGAGG
- a CDS encoding glutamine amidotransferase: MSKKGFGQLSALVVGESWIKHTTHMKGFDHFHSTEYEEGAGEFLEAVSSGGIDVTYIRGHEVSSRFPTSLERLEDYDVVVISDVGANTFLLTDDTFLRSKPTVNRLSLIADYVQRGGGLLMVGGYLSFTGIDGRARYGMSPLADVLPVELLAFDDRIEVPEGAVAEFDVPDHDALGETPPRWPALLGYNRVVAKPDAQVIARYRDDPLLVVGTHGAGRVSAFTSDLAPHWAPPEFLDWEHYQALWVSLLTWTSGRYEAGRGSVKTA; this comes from the coding sequence ATGAGCAAAAAGGGATTTGGCCAGCTAAGTGCATTGGTGGTCGGGGAGTCGTGGATCAAACACACCACTCACATGAAGGGATTCGACCACTTCCACTCCACGGAGTACGAAGAAGGCGCGGGCGAATTCCTCGAAGCTGTCTCCAGCGGTGGCATTGACGTGACGTACATACGCGGCCACGAAGTCTCGAGTCGATTCCCGACGAGCCTTGAGCGCCTTGAGGATTACGACGTCGTGGTGATCAGCGATGTAGGCGCCAACACGTTTCTGCTGACCGACGACACGTTTCTCCGGTCGAAGCCGACCGTCAACCGACTGTCGTTGATCGCCGACTACGTCCAGCGCGGCGGGGGATTGCTGATGGTCGGCGGCTACCTTTCGTTCACGGGCATCGACGGTCGGGCGCGCTACGGTATGAGCCCACTGGCCGACGTCTTGCCGGTCGAGCTCTTGGCTTTCGACGACAGGATCGAGGTCCCCGAAGGTGCCGTTGCGGAATTCGACGTGCCGGACCACGATGCACTCGGCGAAACGCCGCCCAGGTGGCCGGCATTGCTCGGCTACAACCGGGTAGTTGCCAAACCTGACGCTCAGGTCATCGCGCGCTATCGAGATGATCCCTTGCTGGTCGTGGGAACCCATGGCGCCGGTAGAGTTTCTGCTTTCACTTCTGATCTAGCTCCGCATTGGGCCCCTCCGGAGTTTCTCGACTGGGAGCACTACCAGGCTTTGTGGGTCTCGTTGCTGACGTGGACCAGCGGTCGATACGAAGCAGGGCGCGGCTCGGTCAAGACGGCCTGA
- a CDS encoding PfkB family carbohydrate kinase: MHETTCRPTVYVVGAINIDIVIKTSRFPSPGETVVGDRAEHHGGGKGANAAVAAARAGANVVLIGAVGVDANGELALADLNSCNVDTRRVRRCDGASTGLAMIVVDDAGENQITVGVGANAEVAGDTVAQILQGELRPNDCVLVSTEIPGDAVLAAVEHAESVGATCVLNPAPPVDEVLDAFAYKPILTPNAGECRQLAMRIGLSARDIRTAATELCEYTGAPVVVTMGGEGVLLCEPGKSPVHIEPLDVSVVDTTGAGDSFNGVFAARLADGDAIDAAASAANRAAAKSVEVFGARGLLRTS; the protein is encoded by the coding sequence ATGCACGAAACAACCTGTCGGCCAACGGTCTACGTCGTCGGTGCGATCAACATCGACATAGTGATCAAGACCAGTCGGTTTCCGAGTCCGGGCGAGACCGTCGTGGGTGATCGCGCCGAGCACCACGGTGGCGGTAAGGGGGCCAACGCCGCCGTAGCAGCAGCTCGAGCCGGTGCCAACGTGGTGCTCATCGGCGCCGTCGGAGTTGATGCGAACGGCGAACTCGCGCTGGCAGACCTCAACTCCTGCAACGTCGACACTCGACGGGTGCGACGGTGCGACGGCGCCAGCACCGGTCTGGCGATGATCGTCGTCGACGACGCGGGCGAGAACCAGATCACCGTAGGAGTGGGAGCCAACGCGGAAGTCGCCGGCGACACCGTTGCGCAGATCCTGCAAGGCGAGCTTCGCCCGAACGACTGCGTGCTCGTCAGTACCGAGATACCCGGCGACGCGGTCCTGGCCGCAGTCGAGCACGCCGAATCGGTCGGCGCGACCTGTGTTCTCAACCCCGCGCCGCCGGTCGACGAAGTGCTCGACGCGTTCGCCTACAAGCCGATCCTCACTCCGAACGCAGGGGAGTGCCGCCAGCTCGCCATGCGAATCGGCCTATCGGCCAGGGACATTCGTACCGCAGCTACCGAACTATGCGAGTACACCGGAGCGCCGGTCGTTGTGACGATGGGCGGAGAAGGTGTACTTCTATGCGAACCGGGAAAATCGCCGGTGCATATTGAACCCCTTGACGTATCCGTCGTCGATACAACGGGCGCAGGCGACAGTTTCAACGGCGTGTTCGCCGCGAGGCTGGCAGACGGCGATGCCATCGATGCCGCTGCCTCGGCGGCTAATCGCGCGGCCGCGAAATCCGTCGAAGTCTTCGGTGCGCGTGGGCTCTTGCGAACTAGCTGA